From Lolium perenne isolate Kyuss_39 chromosome 5, Kyuss_2.0, whole genome shotgun sequence, a single genomic window includes:
- the LOC127304108 gene encoding putative F-box protein At3g25750 — protein sequence MATTEMTVGYGITAESSVAAQWSDLPDDLLGLVRSMVPSLRDRVRIAAVCKPWRGAASRLPAPPAVPLLLLAPRTDGKTKHLCGPDESWVLRVPDNVVKMCFAGSHSDGWIAAFHNFRLLMVNLFSGSEVVAPTLRPNSLYQNPITKIIFSRAPTSNKCMLATMTNNHHDVALCNLGRRSAGWTTQGWNKKIFTDIAFCGGDLYGLVHRTQEVIKFTIGVGAPVITSAHLLPIQTRDGPALSTYDSTFILELHGKLLMAVRTRWLPNREEDFIKVFMLVDADMGEPYKHRWEEVSDFGDYALFLGPMSSMAVHVPAGAERHGLERNRIYYSNPTYSREKKLPGDEVYSVTSDDGVHMYCREEPDFGDGVKRTRYCIPGWDDFTMWVHPPELSSPSIARTILQKALEDVATARFRSFFPRLLACSRAFFLPLFGLPTPIKGLLRSMYATTAADIPFSAANT from the coding sequence ATGGCTACGACCGAGATGACCGTCGGCTACGGCATCACAGCAGAATCGTCGGTGGCAGCGCAATGGTCTGACCTCCCGGATGATCTCCTCGGCCTGGTCCGCTCCATGGTTCCATCCCTACGCGACCGCGTGCGCATCGCCGCGGTCTGCAAGCCATGGCGCGGCGCTGCGTCGCGGCTCCCGGCACCGCCCGCCGTCCCGCTGCTGCTCCTAGCCCCGCGCACCGACggcaagacgaagcacctgtgcggCCCCGACGAGAGCTGGGTCCTGCGCGTCCCGGACAATGTGGTCAAGATGTGCTTCGCCGGCTCCCACAGCGACGGCTGGATCGCCGCGTTCCACAACTTCCGACTCTTGATGGTGAACCTCTTCTCCGGCTCCGAGGTGGTGGCACCCACATTGAGGCCGAACAGTTTATACCAAAACCCCATCACAAAGATCATCTTCTCTCGAGCCCCCACCTCTAATAAGTGCATGCTTGCTACCATGACGAACAATCACCACGACGTCGCGCTATGCAATCTTGGTCGTCGAAGTGCTGGGTGGACTACACAAGGCTGGAACAAGAAGATTTTCACCGACATCGCCTTCTGCGGCGGCGACCTCTACGGCCTCGTGCACCGTACTCAGGAAGTGATCAAGTTTACAATTGGCGTGGGCGCGCCGGTGATCACATCCGCCCACCTGCTACCCATCCAAACTCGCGACGGCCCGGCATTATCGACTTACGATTCGACCTTCATCCTCGAGCTACATGGCAAGCTGCTGATGGCGGTAAGGACACGGTGGCTTCCCAACCGCGAGGAGGATTTCATTAAGGTTTTCATGCTCGTCGACGCCGACATGGGCGAGCCCTACAAGCACAGGTGGGAGGAGGTGTCCGACTTTGGTGACTACGCCTTGTTCCTAGGGCCCATGAGTTCCATGGCGGTGCACGTGCCGGCGGGTGCTGAGCGCCACGGTTTGGAGAGAAACCGCATCTACTACTCTAACCCTACATACTCTAGGGAAAAGAAGTTGCCTGGTGATGAAGTGTACTCGGTGACATCGGATGATGGTGTCCATATGTATTGTCGGGAAGAGCCGGACTTCGGTGATGGCGTGAAGAGAACAAGATACTGCATACCAGGTTGGGATGATTTCACTATGTGGGTGCACCCTCCAGAACTCTCTAGCCCAAGTATTGCTAGAACAATCCTGCAAAAGGCACTAGAGGATGTGGCCACCGCGCGTTTCCGCTCTTTCTTCCCGCGGCTCCTGGcatgttcccgcgctttcttcctgcCTCTTTTCGGGTTGCCGACGCCTATAAAAGGCCTCCTCCGCTCAATGTACGCCACCACAGCCGCCGACATCCCTTTCTCCGCCGCAAACACATGA